From a single Balearica regulorum gibbericeps isolate bBalReg1 chromosome 11, bBalReg1.pri, whole genome shotgun sequence genomic region:
- the LOC104640872 gene encoding sestrin-3 isoform X3: MSGSEPERPHFLFVKVLASRGRLEAVTQQMGYHPQYLDSFLKTQHYLMHMDGPLPFDCRHYIAIMAAARHQCRYLVNLHVLQFLRAGGDPQWLRGLDFIPPKLRNLNEINKILAHRPWLITKEHMEKLLKISEWSWSLAELVHAVVLLAHCHALASFVFGCGCEQDEGPGGRGSLKPLSPGNQCFCEATTSSGCSQELLRINRKRSLDSCMELDSLRERMQRIHVETEGREETRLLQQDREEDTNGEVTNATNLACYMQDPDFGYQDFARRNEDQTQVFRVQDYSWEDHGFSLVNRLYSDIGHLLDEKFRMVDGLQSSAMAKRQGCEPSVFKRGVWNYIHCMFGIRYDDYDYAEVNQLLERMLKVYIKTVTCYPEKTNSEMFDRFWKQFKHSEKVHVNLLILEARMQAELLYALQAITQYMIS; this comes from the exons ATGTCCGGCAGTGAGCCTGAGCGCCCCCATTTCCTCTTCGTGAAGGTGCTGGCAAGCCGGGGGCGGCTGGAGGCAGTGACCCAGCAGATGGGCTACCACCCGCAATACCTCGACAGCTTCCTCAAGACGCAGCACTACCTAATGCACATGGATGGCCCATTGCCCTTTGACTGCCGGCACTACATCGCCATCATG gcagctgcccggcACCAGTGCCGGTACCTGGTGAACCTGCACGTGTTGCAGTTCCTGCGGGCAGGGGGCGATCCCCAGTGGCTGCGTGGCCTTGACTTCATCCCACCCAAACTCCGCAACCTCAACGAGATCAACAAGATCCTGGCACACCGTCCATGGCTCATCACCAAGGAGCACATGGAG AAGCTGCTGAAAATTAGTGAGTGGAGCTGGTCGTTGGCAGAGCTGGTGCACGCCGTTGTCCTCCTGGCACACTGCCACGCGCTCGCTAGCTTTGTCTTCGGCTGCGGCTGCGAGCAGGACGAGGGGCCAGGGGGACGAGGCTCACTGAAGCCCTTGTCGCCCGGGAACCAGTGCTTCTGTGAAGCCACCACCAGCAGTggctgcagccaggagctgctgcgCATCAACCGCAAGCGG TCCCTGGACTCCTGCATGGAGCTGGATTCCCTCCGGGAACGCATGCAGCGGATCCATGTGGAGActgagggcagggaggagacgaggctgctgcagcaggaccgAGAGGAAG ATACCAATGGGGAAGTCACCAATGCCACCAACCTTGCATGCTACATGCAGGACCCTGACTTTGGATACCAGGACTTTGCCCGGCGCAATGAGGATCAGACGCAGGTATTCAGAGTCCAG GACTACTCTTGGGAAGACCATGGCTTCTCGCTGGTCAACCGGCTCTACTCTGACATCGGGCATCTCCTGGATGAGAAGTTCCGGATGGTGGATGGTCTGCAAAGCAGTGCCATGGCCAAGCGGCAGGGCTGTGAACCCTCTGTCTTCAAGCGGGGTGTCTGGAACTACATCCACTGCATGTTTGGCATTAG GTACGATGACTACGACTATGCAGAAGTGAATCAGCTCCTGGAACGAATGCTCAAAGTTTACATTAAAACTGTAACCTGCTACCCAGAGAAGACAAACTCAGAAATGTTTGACAGGTTCTGGAAGCAGTTCAAGCACAGTGAAAAG GTCCACGTGAACCTGCTCATCTTGGAAGCCCGaatgcaggcagagctgctgtacGCATTGCAGGCTATCACACAGTACATGATCTCCTAG
- the LOC104640872 gene encoding sestrin-3 isoform X2, producing MIVCPQSVEHPRGSPYQRLPGQVVKMSGSEPERPHFLFVKVLASRGRLEAVTQQMGYHPQYLDSFLKTQHYLMHMDGPLPFDCRHYIAIMAAARHQCRYLVNLHVLQFLRAGGDPQWLRGLDFIPPKLRNLNEINKILAHRPWLITKEHMEKLLKISEWSWSLAELVHAVVLLAHCHALASFVFGCGCEQDEGPGGRGSLKPLSPGNQCFCEATTSSGCSQELLRINRKRSLDSCMELDSLRERMQRIHVETEGREETRLLQQDREEDTNGEVTNATNLACYMQDPDFGYQDFARRNEDQTQDYSWEDHGFSLVNRLYSDIGHLLDEKFRMVDGLQSSAMAKRQGCEPSVFKRGVWNYIHCMFGIRYDDYDYAEVNQLLERMLKVYIKTVTCYPEKTNSEMFDRFWKQFKHSEKVHVNLLILEARMQAELLYALQAITQYMIS from the exons GTAGTGAAGATGTCCGGCAGTGAGCCTGAGCGCCCCCATTTCCTCTTCGTGAAGGTGCTGGCAAGCCGGGGGCGGCTGGAGGCAGTGACCCAGCAGATGGGCTACCACCCGCAATACCTCGACAGCTTCCTCAAGACGCAGCACTACCTAATGCACATGGATGGCCCATTGCCCTTTGACTGCCGGCACTACATCGCCATCATG gcagctgcccggcACCAGTGCCGGTACCTGGTGAACCTGCACGTGTTGCAGTTCCTGCGGGCAGGGGGCGATCCCCAGTGGCTGCGTGGCCTTGACTTCATCCCACCCAAACTCCGCAACCTCAACGAGATCAACAAGATCCTGGCACACCGTCCATGGCTCATCACCAAGGAGCACATGGAG AAGCTGCTGAAAATTAGTGAGTGGAGCTGGTCGTTGGCAGAGCTGGTGCACGCCGTTGTCCTCCTGGCACACTGCCACGCGCTCGCTAGCTTTGTCTTCGGCTGCGGCTGCGAGCAGGACGAGGGGCCAGGGGGACGAGGCTCACTGAAGCCCTTGTCGCCCGGGAACCAGTGCTTCTGTGAAGCCACCACCAGCAGTggctgcagccaggagctgctgcgCATCAACCGCAAGCGG TCCCTGGACTCCTGCATGGAGCTGGATTCCCTCCGGGAACGCATGCAGCGGATCCATGTGGAGActgagggcagggaggagacgaggctgctgcagcaggaccgAGAGGAAG ATACCAATGGGGAAGTCACCAATGCCACCAACCTTGCATGCTACATGCAGGACCCTGACTTTGGATACCAGGACTTTGCCCGGCGCAATGAGGATCAGACGCAG GACTACTCTTGGGAAGACCATGGCTTCTCGCTGGTCAACCGGCTCTACTCTGACATCGGGCATCTCCTGGATGAGAAGTTCCGGATGGTGGATGGTCTGCAAAGCAGTGCCATGGCCAAGCGGCAGGGCTGTGAACCCTCTGTCTTCAAGCGGGGTGTCTGGAACTACATCCACTGCATGTTTGGCATTAG GTACGATGACTACGACTATGCAGAAGTGAATCAGCTCCTGGAACGAATGCTCAAAGTTTACATTAAAACTGTAACCTGCTACCCAGAGAAGACAAACTCAGAAATGTTTGACAGGTTCTGGAAGCAGTTCAAGCACAGTGAAAAG GTCCACGTGAACCTGCTCATCTTGGAAGCCCGaatgcaggcagagctgctgtacGCATTGCAGGCTATCACACAGTACATGATCTCCTAG
- the LOC104640872 gene encoding sestrin-3 isoform X1, with product MIVCPQSVEHPRGSPYQRLPGQVVKMSGSEPERPHFLFVKVLASRGRLEAVTQQMGYHPQYLDSFLKTQHYLMHMDGPLPFDCRHYIAIMAAARHQCRYLVNLHVLQFLRAGGDPQWLRGLDFIPPKLRNLNEINKILAHRPWLITKEHMEKLLKISEWSWSLAELVHAVVLLAHCHALASFVFGCGCEQDEGPGGRGSLKPLSPGNQCFCEATTSSGCSQELLRINRKRSLDSCMELDSLRERMQRIHVETEGREETRLLQQDREEDTNGEVTNATNLACYMQDPDFGYQDFARRNEDQTQVFRVQDYSWEDHGFSLVNRLYSDIGHLLDEKFRMVDGLQSSAMAKRQGCEPSVFKRGVWNYIHCMFGIRYDDYDYAEVNQLLERMLKVYIKTVTCYPEKTNSEMFDRFWKQFKHSEKVHVNLLILEARMQAELLYALQAITQYMIS from the exons GTAGTGAAGATGTCCGGCAGTGAGCCTGAGCGCCCCCATTTCCTCTTCGTGAAGGTGCTGGCAAGCCGGGGGCGGCTGGAGGCAGTGACCCAGCAGATGGGCTACCACCCGCAATACCTCGACAGCTTCCTCAAGACGCAGCACTACCTAATGCACATGGATGGCCCATTGCCCTTTGACTGCCGGCACTACATCGCCATCATG gcagctgcccggcACCAGTGCCGGTACCTGGTGAACCTGCACGTGTTGCAGTTCCTGCGGGCAGGGGGCGATCCCCAGTGGCTGCGTGGCCTTGACTTCATCCCACCCAAACTCCGCAACCTCAACGAGATCAACAAGATCCTGGCACACCGTCCATGGCTCATCACCAAGGAGCACATGGAG AAGCTGCTGAAAATTAGTGAGTGGAGCTGGTCGTTGGCAGAGCTGGTGCACGCCGTTGTCCTCCTGGCACACTGCCACGCGCTCGCTAGCTTTGTCTTCGGCTGCGGCTGCGAGCAGGACGAGGGGCCAGGGGGACGAGGCTCACTGAAGCCCTTGTCGCCCGGGAACCAGTGCTTCTGTGAAGCCACCACCAGCAGTggctgcagccaggagctgctgcgCATCAACCGCAAGCGG TCCCTGGACTCCTGCATGGAGCTGGATTCCCTCCGGGAACGCATGCAGCGGATCCATGTGGAGActgagggcagggaggagacgaggctgctgcagcaggaccgAGAGGAAG ATACCAATGGGGAAGTCACCAATGCCACCAACCTTGCATGCTACATGCAGGACCCTGACTTTGGATACCAGGACTTTGCCCGGCGCAATGAGGATCAGACGCAGGTATTCAGAGTCCAG GACTACTCTTGGGAAGACCATGGCTTCTCGCTGGTCAACCGGCTCTACTCTGACATCGGGCATCTCCTGGATGAGAAGTTCCGGATGGTGGATGGTCTGCAAAGCAGTGCCATGGCCAAGCGGCAGGGCTGTGAACCCTCTGTCTTCAAGCGGGGTGTCTGGAACTACATCCACTGCATGTTTGGCATTAG GTACGATGACTACGACTATGCAGAAGTGAATCAGCTCCTGGAACGAATGCTCAAAGTTTACATTAAAACTGTAACCTGCTACCCAGAGAAGACAAACTCAGAAATGTTTGACAGGTTCTGGAAGCAGTTCAAGCACAGTGAAAAG GTCCACGTGAACCTGCTCATCTTGGAAGCCCGaatgcaggcagagctgctgtacGCATTGCAGGCTATCACACAGTACATGATCTCCTAG